A window of Dorea formicigenerans contains these coding sequences:
- the rpsO gene encoding 30S ribosomal protein S15 codes for MVTKEQKEQIIAEYGRTAGDTGSPEVQIAILTARINDLTDHFKANPKDHHSRRGLLKMVGQRRGLLAYLKKTDIERYRALIEKLGLRK; via the coding sequence ATGGTAACAAAAGAGCAGAAAGAACAGATTATTGCAGAATATGGTAGAACAGCAGGGGATACAGGATCACCGGAAGTACAGATTGCTATCCTGACAGCTAGAATCAATGATCTTACAGATCATTTCAAAGCTAACCCGAAAGATCACCACTCAAGAAGAGGACTTCTTAAGATGGTAGGACAGAGAAGAGGACTTCTTGCATACCTTAAGAAGACAGATATCGAGAGATATCGTGCACTGATCGAGAAGCTTGGACTGAGAAAATAA
- a CDS encoding bifunctional riboflavin kinase/FAD synthetase: MQYIRGLEHYDNARKTAVTFGKFDGLHKGHMTLVDTVKKLQDKDDVDSVVCAFDMDSPALLMLPQERQIHLEDEVDYLVDCPFTDEIRQMRAEDFIRNIIIGTFHAAYVVVGTDFQFGYNKEGDIYMLAQYQERYGYRLIVLEKIRYENHIISSTYTKKILGTGNMDLVGRLLGYSYGICGTVEHGHKLGRTLGFPTMNIAWPKRKIIPPRGVYLCRAYMDGYGYNGIANVGVRPTVSNEEKVWLETFLFDYEADAYGKEVMVELIEFVRPEQKFESKEELKARVDKDIASGRQYFQI; this comes from the coding sequence ATGCAGTATATCAGAGGTCTTGAGCATTATGACAATGCCAGAAAGACAGCAGTGACATTTGGAAAGTTTGACGGACTTCATAAAGGGCATATGACGCTCGTTGACACAGTGAAAAAACTGCAGGACAAAGATGATGTAGATAGTGTAGTATGTGCGTTCGATATGGATTCACCGGCGCTATTGATGCTTCCGCAGGAACGGCAGATTCATCTGGAGGATGAGGTGGATTATCTGGTCGACTGTCCATTTACAGATGAAATCCGTCAGATGAGAGCTGAGGATTTTATCCGGAATATTATCATCGGAACATTTCATGCAGCTTATGTAGTAGTAGGTACAGATTTCCAGTTTGGCTATAATAAAGAAGGAGATATCTATATGCTTGCCCAGTATCAGGAAAGATATGGATACCGTCTGATCGTTCTGGAAAAGATACGGTATGAGAATCATATTATCAGCAGTACCTACACAAAGAAGATACTGGGAACCGGAAACATGGATCTGGTCGGCAGACTTCTGGGTTATTCTTATGGAATCTGCGGCACGGTAGAGCATGGACATAAACTTGGAAGAACACTTGGATTTCCAACGATGAATATTGCATGGCCGAAGCGCAAGATTATACCGCCGAGAGGCGTGTATCTGTGCCGGGCGTATATGGACGGTTATGGATATAATGGTATTGCAAATGTGGGAGTCAGACCGACAGTATCCAACGAAGAAAAAGTGTGGCTTGAGACATTTTTATTTGATTATGAAGCAGATGCTTATGGAAAAGAAGTTATGGTGGAACTGATTGAGTTCGTCAGACCGGAGCAGAAATTTGAAAGTAAAGAAGAACTGAAAGCACGCGTGGATAAAGATATCGCCAGTGGCAGACAGTATTTTCAAATCTAG
- the truB gene encoding tRNA pseudouridine(55) synthase TruB: MIHGVINVYKEQGFTSHDVVAKLRGIVGQKKIGHTGTLDPDAVGVLPVCLGRATKLCDMLTDKDKVYEAVMLLGVETDTQDTTGQILKSSETDELTEEQVRAAVLDFVGDYNQVPPMYSALKINGKKLYELAREGKIVERAARRVQIFDIEILSIALPRVTMKVHCSKGTYIRTLCHDIGQKLGCGACMEKLTRTKVSRFEIKDSLTLAQIEVLKKEDRLSEILIPIDQMFADYPSIIVSGEAARLAYNGNGIKDRDVRKDENILDEAYVRVYDDVEDFIGVYQYHEKEREYRIRKMFYIKEEK, translated from the coding sequence ATGATACACGGAGTTATAAATGTATATAAAGAGCAGGGATTTACTTCTCATGATGTGGTTGCAAAGCTTCGTGGAATTGTGGGACAGAAGAAAATTGGTCACACAGGCACATTGGATCCGGATGCGGTCGGTGTGCTGCCTGTATGTCTGGGACGTGCAACAAAATTGTGCGATATGCTGACAGATAAAGACAAAGTCTATGAGGCTGTGATGCTTCTGGGTGTGGAGACAGATACCCAGGATACAACCGGACAGATACTAAAAAGCAGTGAGACAGACGAGCTTACAGAAGAACAGGTCCGGGCTGCAGTTTTAGATTTTGTGGGGGATTACAATCAGGTTCCACCTATGTATTCCGCGCTTAAAATCAACGGCAAGAAGCTTTATGAGCTTGCCAGAGAAGGCAAGATTGTAGAGCGTGCGGCAAGACGGGTACAGATTTTCGATATTGAAATCCTAAGTATAGCATTGCCACGGGTGACAATGAAGGTTCATTGCTCAAAAGGAACATATATCCGTACACTGTGCCACGATATCGGGCAGAAGCTTGGATGTGGTGCATGTATGGAAAAGCTTACAAGAACAAAGGTAAGCAGATTTGAGATAAAGGACAGTCTGACACTTGCACAGATCGAGGTATTAAAGAAAGAAGACAGACTGTCAGAAATACTGATTCCAATTGATCAAATGTTCGCAGATTATCCGAGCATTATTGTGTCGGGAGAAGCGGCGAGACTTGCGTATAATGGTAATGGGATCAAAGACAGAGATGTCCGGAAAGATGAAAATATTCTGGACGAAGCGTATGTCAGGGTATATGATGATGTAGAAGATTTTATTGGGGTGTATCAGTATCACGAGAAAGAACGTGAGTACCGGATACGGAAAATGTTTTATATAAAAGAGGAAAAATAG
- a CDS encoding DHH family phosphoesterase, with product MLNLNKILEPAKTIAIGGHVRPDGDCVGSCMAMYQYIQNNYPDKEVDVFLEEIPSTFYRIKGTDEILHEIDESKHYDLFIVLDCGDTGRLEFSVPLFVSAGHTLCIDHHVSNICFAQDNYVVPDASSTSELVYNLIDKDKITKEIAEALYLGIVHDTGVFQYSCAGPSTFRAAAELLETGIDAADLIMDTFYEKSYARMQIFGRALVESFLFMEGKCIVSYIRKKVMDFYGVKPKDLDGIVSQLRNTRGVEVAIFMYELDQNVFKVSLRSGNEVDVSKIAGYFGGGGHEKASGVTMTGTPQDILNNLAERIDEQLKG from the coding sequence ATGTTGAATCTGAATAAGATTCTGGAACCGGCAAAAACAATCGCCATCGGAGGACATGTGCGTCCGGATGGCGACTGTGTCGGATCCTGTATGGCAATGTATCAGTATATCCAAAATAATTATCCAGACAAAGAAGTGGACGTTTTTCTGGAGGAAATCCCATCTACATTTTACAGAATCAAAGGGACGGATGAGATTTTACATGAGATTGACGAGAGTAAACATTATGATCTGTTCATTGTACTGGACTGTGGAGATACCGGAAGACTGGAGTTTTCTGTGCCACTGTTCGTAAGTGCAGGACATACACTTTGTATTGATCATCATGTCAGCAATATCTGTTTTGCACAGGATAATTATGTTGTACCAGATGCAAGCTCCACTTCAGAGCTTGTTTACAATCTGATTGATAAAGATAAGATTACAAAAGAGATTGCAGAAGCACTGTATCTAGGAATCGTACATGATACAGGAGTATTTCAGTATTCCTGTGCCGGACCATCTACATTTCGTGCGGCGGCAGAACTTCTGGAGACTGGAATTGATGCGGCAGATCTTATTATGGATACATTTTATGAAAAATCTTATGCGAGAATGCAGATTTTCGGACGTGCACTGGTGGAGAGCTTTTTGTTCATGGAAGGAAAATGTATCGTCTCCTATATTCGTAAGAAAGTCATGGATTTCTATGGTGTAAAGCCAAAAGATCTTGACGGGATTGTAAGCCAGCTCCGTAATACCAGAGGCGTGGAAGTTGCTATTTTTATGTATGAGCTGGATCAGAATGTATTTAAAGTCAGCCTTCGTTCTGGGAATGAAGTTGATGTAAGCAAGATTGCAGGATATTTTGGCGGCGGTGGACATGAAAAAGCTTCTGGAGTTACTATGACAGGTACGCCGCAGGATATTCTGAATAATCTGGCAGAGCGCATTGATGAGCAGTTGAAAGGATAG
- the rbfA gene encoding 30S ribosome-binding factor RbfA, whose amino-acid sequence MRKRSIKNTRVNIEVQRELSEIIRRGLKDPRVAPWTSVVAVEVAPDLKTCKAYISVLGDVKAQEDTIKGLRSAEGFIRRELARTLNMRNTPEIQFILDQSIEYGVNMSKKIDEVTKDLNTEGDEDVESE is encoded by the coding sequence TTGAGAAAAAGAAGTATTAAGAATACAAGAGTGAACATTGAAGTACAGCGTGAACTCAGTGAGATTATCCGCCGGGGCTTAAAGGACCCGCGGGTAGCTCCGTGGACATCTGTTGTAGCAGTCGAGGTGGCACCAGATCTTAAGACATGTAAAGCATATATCAGTGTTCTCGGTGACGTAAAGGCGCAGGAGGATACGATCAAAGGACTGAGAAGTGCAGAAGGATTTATCCGCCGCGAACTGGCAAGAACTCTGAATATGCGAAACACTCCGGAGATTCAGTTCATTCTGGATCAGTCTATTGAGTATGGTGTTAACATGTCCAAGAAGATTGATGAAGTAACAAAAGATCTGAACACAGAAGGTGATGAAGATGTTGAATCTGAATAA